From one Acidobacteriota bacterium genomic stretch:
- a CDS encoding acetyl-CoA carboxylase carboxyltransferase subunit alpha — MDTLGEREEGAYARVQEARNPKRPYTLDLIETMFTDFVELHGDRRFADDPAMVCGFARLGDFDVAVVGQQKGRDMNQRRFRNFGMPKPEGYRKALRMMKLAEKFGRPVITFVDTPGAYPGIDAEERGQAEAIAFNLREMAALRVPLIVVVLGEGGSGGALAIGVGDRILMLENAVYSVITPEGCAAILWKDAAKASEAAAGLRLTADNLRRLEIIDGVVQEDFGDGSWEMSEEGAASDDRIFGNLKSVLIKNLRELTRLSAKELVKQRYDKFRKMGRWVE; from the coding sequence ATGGATACTTTAGGCGAACGAGAAGAAGGCGCATACGCGCGCGTGCAGGAGGCACGGAATCCGAAACGGCCGTACACGCTGGATCTGATCGAGACGATGTTTACCGATTTCGTCGAACTCCACGGCGACCGGCGGTTTGCTGACGATCCGGCGATGGTCTGCGGATTCGCCAGGCTCGGCGACTTTGACGTCGCCGTCGTCGGGCAGCAGAAGGGCCGCGATATGAACCAGCGGCGCTTCCGGAATTTTGGAATGCCGAAGCCCGAGGGCTATCGGAAAGCGCTGCGGATGATGAAGCTTGCGGAGAAATTCGGACGCCCCGTGATCACGTTTGTCGACACGCCGGGTGCGTATCCCGGGATCGACGCCGAGGAACGCGGGCAGGCCGAAGCCATCGCCTTCAATCTCCGGGAAATGGCGGCGCTGCGGGTGCCTTTGATCGTCGTCGTCCTAGGGGAGGGCGGCTCCGGCGGGGCTCTCGCGATCGGCGTCGGGGATCGGATTTTGATGCTCGAAAACGCGGTCTACTCGGTGATCACTCCCGAGGGATGCGCCGCGATCCTCTGGAAGGATGCGGCCAAGGCGTCCGAGGCCGCGGCGGGCTTGCGCCTGACGGCCGACAACCTGCGGCGGCTTGAGATCATCGACGGTGTCGTCCAGGAGGATTTCGGGGACGGAAGCTGGGAGATGTCGGAAGAGGGAGCCGCAAGCGACGACCGGATCTTCGGCAACCTGAAATCGGTGCTGATCAAGAATCTTCGCGAACTGACCCGATTGAGTGCCAAGGAACTCGTCAAGCAGCGCTACGATAAGTTCCGCAAAATGGGGCGTTGGGTGGAATAA
- the miaB gene encoding tRNA (N6-isopentenyl adenosine(37)-C2)-methylthiotransferase MiaB — translation MKKVYLETFGCQMNVSDSERALSTLEADGYEVTADESSADIVLLNTCSVREKAEHKLYTRVGQIATSRPEGRPLIGVMGCVAQLEGDTLFKRNSGIDFVLGTKAVGRISKAIGAALDGEPGYVDLDERELDYDWSVSESRRSSPHVAFVPIIEGCNKFCTYCIVPFSRGREKSLAASEIVREVLKLRREGVQEIHLIGQNVNSYRPLTDSGLERFKGATPFARLLRAVAATGMPRIKFTTSFPRDFHPDIVDAIEENDNLCNWVHLPVQSGSDRVLKMMRRGHTIDSYLKRIDRIRSSPRGIALSTDIIVGFPGESEEDFQATVRLAEYCRFDSAYIFKYSPRPGTPAYEMEDDVPAEVKTRRFLELEQVQKLNQLSSFQATLGTTLKVLVEGISSRSEDALRGHSTCHRLVNFPGEPESIGKIVDVEITECKTNTLFGKMSETKS, via the coding sequence ATGAAAAAAGTTTATCTCGAAACATTCGGATGTCAAATGAATGTTTCCGATTCCGAAAGGGCTCTGTCGACCCTCGAAGCCGACGGCTACGAGGTCACGGCCGACGAATCGTCGGCCGATATCGTGCTGCTCAACACGTGCTCGGTGCGCGAAAAGGCCGAGCATAAATTGTACACCCGCGTCGGTCAGATCGCGACCTCGCGTCCCGAAGGCAGACCACTCATCGGCGTCATGGGCTGCGTTGCGCAGCTTGAAGGCGATACGCTCTTCAAACGAAATTCGGGAATCGATTTCGTGCTCGGTACAAAGGCCGTCGGACGCATTTCAAAGGCGATCGGCGCCGCCCTCGACGGAGAACCCGGATATGTCGATCTCGACGAAAGGGAACTCGACTACGACTGGTCGGTCTCCGAGTCCCGGCGATCGTCGCCGCACGTCGCGTTCGTCCCGATCATCGAGGGCTGCAACAAGTTCTGCACCTACTGCATTGTGCCGTTCTCGCGCGGTCGGGAGAAGAGCCTTGCCGCGTCTGAGATCGTTCGCGAGGTGCTTAAACTGCGGCGCGAAGGCGTCCAGGAGATCCACCTCATCGGCCAGAATGTCAACAGCTATCGCCCTTTGACGGATTCCGGACTCGAACGGTTCAAGGGGGCGACCCCGTTCGCGAGGCTTTTGCGCGCGGTCGCCGCGACCGGAATGCCGCGGATCAAATTCACGACGTCGTTTCCGAGGGATTTCCACCCGGACATCGTCGACGCCATCGAGGAGAACGACAACCTCTGCAACTGGGTGCATCTGCCGGTGCAGTCGGGAAGTGACCGCGTGCTCAAAATGATGCGCCGCGGCCACACCATCGACAGTTATCTCAAGCGCATCGACCGAATCCGCAGTTCCCCGCGCGGGATCGCCCTCTCGACCGACATCATCGTCGGATTTCCGGGCGAATCCGAAGAAGATTTTCAGGCGACCGTGCGTTTGGCCGAGTACTGCAGGTTCGATTCGGCGTACATTTTCAAGTACTCGCCGCGGCCCGGAACGCCGGCGTACGAAATGGAAGACGATGTCCCGGCGGAGGTCAAAACGCGCCGCTTCCTCGAACTCGAGCAAGTCCAAAAGCTCAATCAGCTCAGTAGTTTCCAAGCAACGCTCGGAACGACACTTAAAGTATTGGTTGAAGGTATTTCGAGCAGGTCCGAGGATGCGCTCCGCGGACATTCGACCTGCCACCGTTTGGTCAATTTCCCGGGGGAACCCGAATCGATCGGAAAAATCGTCGATGTTGAGATCACGGAATGCAAAACCAACACGTTGTTTGGTAAGATGTCTGAAACCAAATCCTAG
- the dnaE gene encoding DNA polymerase III subunit alpha — protein MPKTANEKTQSDQFVHLHLHTDYSLLQSAIQIKPLAARLSEFGMKACAITDSGNLYGAITFYNKLREKDVRPILGYEALLTFESRFDRTSALKPGERPFYPVVLLARNIEGYQNLVWLASKAFTEGFHHRPRIDLEILKERAGGLIALSGGEHGPVNHYLATGNRARAEETARIFRDIFGPDGFYIEVQNHGIASETDRNRELAALASELGIELVATNDAFYLNEEDARAQEVLMCIGEGKTMVESTRTVLGSSKYYVRSAPEMWEALGGDYPQALLNTLKIAEACELDLPLGDNLTLPNYPIPEDSGCSTIEEYFSKVVLEGFEHRRRTVWEPMDGRGTLRHSLEDYQNRIETEISMIKSMGFPGYFLIVWEFIEYAKRKDIPVGPGRGSAAGSLVAYSLGITDVDPLQYDLLFERFLNPERVSMPDIDIDFCVRGRGDVINHVTEFYGRESVCQIITFGTMASKAAIKDVGRALNMPYGDVERVAKLIPPPVRGRNVSISQAIEQVPDLKSLIDTNEQVRDLVGLARILEGCSRHASVHAAGVVISPKPLHEIVPVAESAKAELTSQYTMGDLEAVGMLKMDFLALTTLTVINDCLKNLKAKRGVKIDWSAVPLDDPATMALFAEGRTEAIFQFESSGMQEICKRLKPKELEDLAALNALYRPGPLDGGMVDDFIARHRGEKKVQYIVPAMEEILKNTFGILVYQEQIMQLAQKLAGYSLGEADMMRRAMGKKKREEMAQHEQKFISGAVLNGVKKEKAEEIFKLMAQFADYGFNRSHSVAYAYLAFQTAYLKAHYPAYFYASVLSHEAQDSAKVYKYSKELRSAGLKLLPPDINESDEGFTPLDGAVRFGLTAIKGIGSASVHSIIDARSSGPFVSIIDFIERLEAGTLNRKGMESLVNAGAFDSLRPAELTTTAWRSRLSGGIDKALAHGQMLANDRLKGQNALFGNDPAVFATDWREILPETPEWTTSELSKLEKAAVGFYLSNHPLDEFQRSLEALDIRNVADRDDIAPGQKLTIAGIVSAAQVKQSKKGNRFSVFQLDDQSGSVKCLCWAESFARCSGVLRDDEILVIDGRVESNDGNEMTLIVENAKRLADAVPQMARNLSLTLPSDRLGNGFLDGILTKLSREQGRCEVFLDVPLEDGNVVRVYAQPLRIQGSGQLESELVKEGCKVEWIL, from the coding sequence ATGCCGAAAACCGCGAACGAGAAGACACAATCAGACCAATTCGTGCATCTTCATTTGCATACGGATTATAGCCTTTTGCAAAGTGCAATCCAAATCAAGCCTCTCGCCGCGCGTCTCTCCGAATTCGGTATGAAGGCCTGCGCCATAACCGATTCGGGCAACCTCTACGGCGCGATCACGTTCTATAACAAACTGCGCGAAAAGGATGTCAGGCCGATCCTCGGTTACGAGGCGCTCTTGACGTTCGAGAGCCGTTTCGACCGGACGAGCGCGCTCAAACCGGGAGAAAGGCCGTTCTATCCGGTCGTGCTTCTCGCGCGAAACATCGAGGGTTACCAGAATTTGGTGTGGCTTGCATCGAAAGCGTTCACCGAAGGTTTCCATCACCGGCCGCGGATCGACCTCGAGATATTGAAAGAGCGCGCCGGCGGCCTGATCGCGCTTTCGGGCGGCGAGCACGGCCCCGTGAATCACTACCTCGCCACCGGAAACCGCGCCAGGGCAGAGGAAACGGCGCGCATTTTCAGGGATATCTTTGGCCCGGATGGTTTCTATATCGAGGTCCAGAATCATGGGATCGCCTCCGAGACCGACCGTAACCGGGAATTGGCGGCGCTTGCCTCTGAACTCGGGATCGAACTCGTCGCGACCAACGATGCTTTCTATCTGAACGAGGAAGACGCGCGCGCGCAAGAGGTCCTGATGTGCATCGGCGAGGGCAAGACGATGGTCGAGTCGACGCGGACCGTTCTCGGGAGTTCGAAGTACTACGTCCGCTCGGCCCCCGAGATGTGGGAAGCGCTCGGCGGGGATTATCCGCAAGCGCTGCTGAACACATTGAAGATAGCCGAAGCCTGCGAACTCGATCTACCGCTCGGCGACAACCTTACGCTTCCGAATTATCCGATTCCGGAGGATTCCGGGTGTTCGACGATCGAGGAGTATTTCTCAAAGGTCGTCCTTGAAGGCTTCGAGCATCGCCGGCGAACGGTCTGGGAACCGATGGACGGACGCGGAACCCTCAGGCACTCGCTAGAAGACTATCAAAATCGCATCGAGACCGAGATCTCGATGATCAAGAGCATGGGGTTTCCGGGGTATTTCCTGATCGTCTGGGAGTTCATCGAATACGCGAAGCGCAAGGATATCCCGGTCGGTCCCGGCCGAGGTTCCGCGGCCGGGTCTCTGGTCGCCTACAGCCTCGGGATCACCGATGTCGACCCACTCCAGTACGACCTGCTTTTTGAACGCTTCTTGAATCCCGAACGCGTATCGATGCCGGACATCGACATCGACTTCTGTGTACGGGGGCGCGGCGACGTTATCAATCACGTGACCGAGTTCTACGGCCGGGAATCCGTCTGTCAGATCATCACTTTCGGGACGATGGCGTCGAAGGCGGCGATCAAGGACGTCGGCCGGGCTCTGAACATGCCTTACGGCGATGTCGAGCGCGTTGCGAAACTGATCCCGCCTCCGGTCCGCGGCCGAAACGTAAGCATTTCGCAGGCGATCGAGCAGGTCCCCGATCTCAAGTCCCTGATCGACACCAACGAACAGGTCCGCGACCTCGTCGGTCTTGCGCGCATCCTCGAAGGATGTTCGCGGCACGCGTCTGTGCACGCCGCGGGCGTCGTCATCTCGCCCAAACCTCTGCACGAGATCGTGCCGGTCGCGGAATCGGCGAAAGCGGAGTTGACGAGTCAATATACGATGGGCGACCTCGAGGCCGTCGGGATGCTTAAGATGGATTTTCTGGCGCTTACGACGCTTACAGTCATAAACGACTGCTTAAAGAATCTTAAAGCGAAACGCGGCGTGAAGATCGACTGGAGCGCCGTTCCGCTCGACGACCCGGCGACGATGGCGCTTTTCGCCGAGGGGCGTACGGAAGCGATATTCCAGTTCGAATCGTCGGGGATGCAGGAGATCTGCAAGCGCTTAAAACCGAAAGAACTCGAGGACCTCGCGGCGCTTAACGCGCTCTATCGACCGGGGCCGCTCGACGGCGGAATGGTCGACGATTTCATCGCCCGGCACCGCGGCGAAAAGAAGGTGCAATACATCGTTCCGGCGATGGAAGAGATCCTCAAGAACACGTTCGGCATCCTTGTTTATCAGGAGCAGATCATGCAGCTCGCTCAGAAGCTCGCCGGATATTCGCTCGGCGAGGCAGATATGATGCGGCGCGCGATGGGCAAGAAAAAACGCGAGGAGATGGCCCAGCACGAGCAGAAGTTCATCTCCGGCGCGGTGCTTAACGGGGTCAAGAAGGAGAAGGCCGAAGAGATCTTCAAACTGATGGCCCAGTTCGCCGATTACGGCTTCAACCGGAGCCATTCGGTCGCATACGCTTACCTCGCTTTCCAGACTGCTTATCTTAAAGCGCATTACCCCGCTTATTTTTATGCAAGCGTGCTTTCCCATGAAGCACAGGACAGCGCCAAGGTTTACAAGTACTCGAAAGAACTCCGGTCCGCGGGGCTCAAGTTGCTCCCCCCGGACATCAACGAAAGCGACGAGGGCTTTACGCCGCTAGACGGGGCCGTAAGATTCGGGCTGACGGCGATCAAGGGGATCGGTTCGGCGAGCGTGCATTCGATCATCGATGCCAGAAGTTCCGGGCCGTTCGTTTCGATCATCGACTTCATTGAAAGGCTCGAGGCCGGAACGCTCAACCGCAAGGGAATGGAGAGCCTCGTCAACGCCGGCGCTTTCGATTCCCTGCGGCCCGCGGAACTGACGACGACCGCCTGGCGCTCGCGATTGTCGGGCGGCATCGATAAGGCCCTGGCGCACGGCCAGATGCTTGCAAACGACCGGCTTAAGGGCCAGAATGCTCTATTCGGCAATGATCCCGCGGTATTCGCGACCGATTGGCGCGAAATTCTGCCTGAAACGCCGGAATGGACAACCTCCGAGTTGTCGAAGCTCGAAAAGGCGGCGGTGGGATTCTATCTTTCGAACCACCCGCTCGACGAGTTTCAGAGGAGCCTCGAAGCCCTGGACATCCGGAACGTCGCGGACCGCGACGACATCGCGCCGGGCCAGAAACTGACGATCGCCGGAATTGTTTCGGCGGCACAGGTCAAACAGAGCAAGAAAGGCAACAGGTTTTCGGTCTTCCAGCTCGATGATCAGTCGGGCAGCGTCAAATGTCTCTGCTGGGCCGAAAGCTTCGCGCGCTGCTCCGGCGTTCTGAGGGATGACGAGATACTGGTCATCGACGGCCGGGTCGAATCGAACGACGGCAACGAAATGACCTTGATCGTCGAGAATGCGAAGCGTCTTGCCGACGCCGTCCCGCAAATGGCGCGGAATCTGTCGCTGACTCTGCCTTCGGACCGCCTCGGAAACGGGTTCCTGGACGGGATCTTGACGAAATTAAGCCGTGAACAGGGCCGTTGCGAAGTATTTCTCGATGTTCCGCTCGAGGACGGCAACGTGGTCAGGGTTTATGCCCAACCGCTTCGTATACAGGGTTCGGGTCAGCTCGAAAGTGAATTGGTGAAAGAGGGGTGCAAAGTCGAATGGATACTTTAG